From Mus musculus strain C57BL/6J chromosome 8, GRCm38.p6 C57BL/6J, a single genomic window includes:
- the Snx20 gene encoding sorting nexin-20 isoform X2 yields the protein MASPEHPGSPGWRGPINQCRTRTRQEVLPPGPDLPCPGPEEAQDGPSSNSSMTTRELQEHWQKEKSRWKHVRLLFEIASARIEERKVSKFVMYQVVVIQTGSFDSDKAVVERRYSDFERLQKALLKRFGPELEDVAFPRKRLTGNLSAETICERRRELREYLRLLYAVRAVRRSREFLDFLTRPELREAFGCLRAGQYARALELLGRALPLQEKLTAHCPSAAVPALRCLRTRENHRYYAPLLDAMVRLAYALGKDFAALQSRLDENQLRRPTHRDATLKELTVREYLS from the exons ATGGCAAGTCCAGAGCATCCTGGGAGCCCTGGCTGGAGAGGACCCATAAACCAATGCAGAACAAGGACCAGACAGGAAGTATTGCCCCCAGGCCCAGACCTCCCATGTCCAGGACCAGAAG AAGCCCAAGATGGCCCCAGCTCTAACTCCAGCATGACCACAAGGGAACTCcaggaacactggcagaaggagAAGAGCCGCTGGAAACATGTCAGGCTGCTCTTTGAGATCGCCTCAGCCCGCATAGAGGAGAGGAAAGTCTCCAAGTTTGTG ATGTACCAAGTCGTGGTCATCCAGACCGGGAGCTTCGACAGCGACAAGGCGGTGGTGGAACGGCGCTACTCGGACTTCGAGAGGCTGCAGAAGGCCCTCCTCAAGCGCTTCGGGCCGGAGCTGGAGGACGTGGCGTTCCCGCGGAAGCGCCTGACCGGGAACCTGTCGGCCGAGACCATCTGCGAGCGGCGCCGGGAGCTGCGCGAGTACCTGCGGCTGCTTTACGCCGTGCGCGCCGTGCGCCGCTCGCGCGAGTTCCTCGACTTCCTCACGCGGCCCGAGCTGCGCGAGGCCTTCGGCTGCCTGCGCGCCGGCCAGTACGCGCGCGCGCTCGAGCTGCTGGGCCGCGCGCTGCCGCTGCAGGAGAAGCTGACGGCGCACTGCCCGAGCGCCGCCGTGCC CGCGCTGCGATGCCTGCGGACGCGCGAGAACCACCGCTACTACGCGCCACTGCTGGACGCCATGGTGCGCCTGGCCTACGCGCTGGGCAAGGACTTCGCGGCGCTGCAGAGCCGCCTGGACGAGAACCAGCTCCGGAGGCCCACGCACAGGGACGCCACCCTGAAGGAGCTCACGGTGCGGGAGTATCTGTCCTGA
- the Snx20 gene encoding sorting nexin-20 isoform X1, protein MASPEHPGSPGWRGPINQCRTRTRQEVLPPGPDLPCPGPEEAQDGPSSNSSMTTRELQEHWQKEKSRWKHVRLLFEIASARIEERKVSKFVMYQVVVIQTGSFDSDKAVVERRYSDFERLQKALLKRFGPELEDVAFPRKRLTGNLSAETICERRRELREYLRLLYAVRAVRRSREFLDFLTRPELREAFGCLRAGQYARALELLGRALPLQEKLTAHCPSAAVPALCAALVCLRDLERPAEAFAVGERALRCLRTRENHRYYAPLLDAMVRLAYALGKDFAALQSRLDENQLRRPTHRDATLKELTVREYLS, encoded by the exons ATGGCAAGTCCAGAGCATCCTGGGAGCCCTGGCTGGAGAGGACCCATAAACCAATGCAGAACAAGGACCAGACAGGAAGTATTGCCCCCAGGCCCAGACCTCCCATGTCCAGGACCAGAAG AAGCCCAAGATGGCCCCAGCTCTAACTCCAGCATGACCACAAGGGAACTCcaggaacactggcagaaggagAAGAGCCGCTGGAAACATGTCAGGCTGCTCTTTGAGATCGCCTCAGCCCGCATAGAGGAGAGGAAAGTCTCCAAGTTTGTG ATGTACCAAGTCGTGGTCATCCAGACCGGGAGCTTCGACAGCGACAAGGCGGTGGTGGAACGGCGCTACTCGGACTTCGAGAGGCTGCAGAAGGCCCTCCTCAAGCGCTTCGGGCCGGAGCTGGAGGACGTGGCGTTCCCGCGGAAGCGCCTGACCGGGAACCTGTCGGCCGAGACCATCTGCGAGCGGCGCCGGGAGCTGCGCGAGTACCTGCGGCTGCTTTACGCCGTGCGCGCCGTGCGCCGCTCGCGCGAGTTCCTCGACTTCCTCACGCGGCCCGAGCTGCGCGAGGCCTTCGGCTGCCTGCGCGCCGGCCAGTACGCGCGCGCGCTCGAGCTGCTGGGCCGCGCGCTGCCGCTGCAGGAGAAGCTGACGGCGCACTGCCCGAGCGCCGCCGTGCCCGCGCTTTGCGCCGCGCTCGTCTGCTTGCGCGACCTCGAGCGGCCGGCCGAGGCCTTCGCAGTCGGCGAGCGCGCGCTGCGATGCCTGCGGACGCGCGAGAACCACCGCTACTACGCGCCACTGCTGGACGCCATGGTGCGCCTGGCCTACGCGCTGGGCAAGGACTTCGCGGCGCTGCAGAGCCGCCTGGACGAGAACCAGCTCCGGAGGCCCACGCACAGGGACGCCACCCTGAAGGAGCTCACGGTGCGGGAGTATCTGTCCTGA